One genomic region from Macellibacteroides fermentans encodes:
- the upp gene encoding uracil phosphoribosyltransferase: MKIVNLGESNTVLNRFVAELRDVNIQHDSLRFRRNIERIGEIMAYEISKDFAYSEKNIPTPLGIAPMNTPDNQVVISTILRAGLPFHHGFLSYLDNAENAFVSAYRKYKDRLNFDIHIEYIASPSITGKTLIVTDPMLATGSSMELAYEALLTKGAPAHVHVASIICSKPALEYLKKKMPENCTIWIAALDEGLDDHSYIIPGLGDAGDLAYGAKL; encoded by the coding sequence ATGAAAATAGTGAATCTTGGAGAATCCAACACCGTATTAAACCGGTTTGTTGCCGAGTTGCGGGACGTGAATATCCAGCATGACAGCCTTCGTTTTCGTCGTAATATTGAAAGAATCGGCGAAATCATGGCTTACGAAATCAGTAAAGATTTCGCTTACAGCGAAAAGAACATCCCTACTCCATTGGGAATCGCTCCAATGAACACTCCAGACAACCAAGTGGTAATAAGCACCATCCTTCGTGCCGGACTTCCATTTCACCACGGGTTCTTAAGTTATTTAGACAATGCCGAAAATGCTTTTGTATCTGCCTACCGTAAATACAAAGACAGGCTTAATTTCGATATCCATATCGAATACATTGCTTCTCCATCTATCACAGGAAAAACGCTTATCGTGACAGATCCTATGCTGGCAACAGGCAGCTCCATGGAACTGGCTTACGAAGCACTGCTTACCAAAGGAGCTCCTGCACATGTACACGTAGCTTCCATCATCTGCAGTAAGCCTGCTCTGGAATATCTTAAGAAAAAAATGCCGGAAAACTGTACCATCTGGATTGCGGCACTGGACGAAGGACTGGACGATCACTCCTACATCATCCCCGGATTGGGCGATGCGGGCGATCTGGCTTACGGGGCTAAGCTGTAA
- a CDS encoding PDZ domain-containing protein, which yields MINKTLLSLLLLLTVVTVTAQKKSNIVCRPGFTYALSNSIHWGLNKPVITGIVPYSSAESSGLKLNDIIESVDGIPVNELTAMEISQLLNNETKDEIILTVRNLSSEGKQLMIHKDCKLSQAITEDQLALAFNMYSLESTSEREFICPFKTTTTREEISFDTYKTFGFAPIDENNSKLENFINQRIEKELVKKGLTYNASNPDLLIQTYYFFDKNPNYTGAVTNGAQPAEKTFRYFAASGKMIELPFLSVGSVESKAPYLLQFGFRFIDQKVLHGQVVWECESNELLTESYRLDDYAAIHIPLMCLQYPFVKYTRNVPVKVDVKNYNYTGISYDINRLERIAEVEPGSPAEAAGIKAGDVIERIGNQKMNYSSDEFTSAYKQFITLTMDLRDPATQFTDANGFSRCMYWNVMNYPKIADFFKNPSNITGFSYLYNFTPYVNPVGTNVTTFLIKRGKDKEEISIRPTVRTETSVYVN from the coding sequence ATGATTAATAAAACATTGTTATCCCTGCTGTTGCTTCTGACTGTTGTTACAGTCACAGCTCAAAAGAAAAGTAATATAGTATGCCGTCCTGGTTTTACATATGCACTTAGCAACAGTATCCACTGGGGATTAAACAAACCGGTGATTACGGGAATTGTTCCCTACTCGTCTGCAGAGTCGTCGGGACTGAAGTTGAATGACATTATTGAATCGGTGGATGGTATTCCGGTAAATGAATTAACTGCTATGGAGATTAGTCAGCTGTTAAACAATGAAACAAAAGACGAAATTATCCTTACAGTACGTAACCTGTCGAGTGAAGGAAAACAACTGATGATCCATAAAGACTGCAAATTGAGTCAGGCAATTACGGAAGACCAGCTTGCTCTTGCCTTCAATATGTATAGTCTGGAAAGCACTTCGGAAAGGGAATTTATATGTCCTTTCAAGACAACCACCACCCGCGAAGAAATTTCGTTCGATACGTATAAGACGTTTGGCTTTGCTCCCATTGACGAAAACAACAGCAAATTAGAGAACTTCATCAACCAGCGTATTGAAAAAGAACTTGTGAAAAAGGGGCTGACTTACAATGCGTCCAACCCTGACCTGCTTATTCAGACCTATTATTTCTTCGATAAAAATCCCAATTACACAGGAGCTGTAACTAACGGTGCTCAACCAGCGGAAAAAACATTCCGTTATTTTGCAGCATCCGGCAAGATGATTGAATTACCTTTCCTATCAGTAGGGTCGGTCGAATCGAAAGCTCCTTACCTGCTTCAATTCGGATTCAGATTCATCGATCAGAAAGTGTTGCACGGCCAGGTTGTGTGGGAATGCGAATCCAATGAACTTCTTACGGAGTCATATCGGCTGGATGATTATGCAGCCATCCATATTCCTTTAATGTGCCTGCAGTATCCTTTTGTAAAATATACACGGAATGTTCCTGTAAAAGTAGATGTAAAGAATTACAACTACACCGGAATAAGCTACGACATAAACCGTTTGGAACGTATTGCGGAGGTTGAGCCAGGCTCACCAGCTGAAGCTGCAGGAATAAAGGCCGGCGATGTGATAGAACGCATCGGTAATCAGAAAATGAATTATTCATCGGATGAGTTTACCTCTGCATACAAGCAATTCATAACCCTCACAATGGATTTACGCGATCCGGCCACTCAATTTACGGATGCGAACGGATTTAGCCGTTGTATGTATTGGAATGTGATGAATTATCCCAAGATAGCCGACTTCTTCAAGAACCCATCCAATATAACAGGGTTCTCCTATCTGTATAATTTCACCCCCTACGTAAATCCGGTTGGCACCAATGTAACTACATTCCTTATTAAAAGAGGTAAGGATAAAGAGGAGATTTCCATCCGTCCAACCGTACGAACAGAGACATCTGTATATGTAAACTAA
- a CDS encoding nucleotide exchange factor GrpE: MMGKSAQKNNQNPENDPIVTDQEATNVQNEQVNESAETSTADNLTVQMVELQKKYDELNDTHLRLMAEYDNYRKRTLREKADLIKTGGESALVNLLPVVDDMERAVKNARVSEDMTAVVEGVELIYNKFISYLAQQGVKPIETEMKDFDTDHFEAIATIPAPAEELKGKVIDCVQTGYVLFDKVIRHAKVVVGE; the protein is encoded by the coding sequence ATGATGGGAAAAAGTGCGCAGAAGAATAATCAAAATCCTGAAAACGATCCAATCGTGACAGATCAGGAGGCGACAAATGTGCAGAATGAACAGGTAAATGAGTCAGCCGAAACTTCAACGGCAGACAATCTGACAGTTCAAATGGTCGAATTGCAAAAGAAGTACGATGAACTTAACGATACTCATTTACGTTTGATGGCCGAATACGATAACTATCGTAAACGTACGTTACGGGAGAAAGCCGATTTAATTAAGACCGGAGGTGAATCTGCCCTGGTTAATCTGCTTCCTGTGGTTGATGATATGGAACGTGCCGTAAAGAATGCGCGTGTATCAGAGGATATGACTGCCGTAGTAGAAGGTGTAGAATTGATTTACAACAAATTTATCTCTTATCTGGCTCAGCAGGGTGTTAAACCCATCGAGACAGAGATGAAAGATTTCGATACGGACCATTTCGAAGCAATTGCAACCATTCCTGCTCCGGCCGAAGAGTTGAAAGGCAAAGTGATTGATTGCGTACAGACAGGTTATGTGCTGTTCGATAAAGTGATTCGTCACGCCAAAGTAGTAGTAGGAGAATAA
- the dnaJ gene encoding molecular chaperone DnaJ — MAKRDYYEVLGLEKNASADDIKKAYRKKAIQFHPDKNPGDKQAEENFKEAAEAYDVLSDPQKRQRYDQFGHAGMGGAASGGGFGGGMSMDDIFSQFGDIFGGHFGGFGGFGGFSGGSRGGRRVNRGSDLRVKVKLTLKDIANGVEKKIKVKKYVACSKCNGSGAEDDHSKSTCSTCNGSGVVTRITNTILGQMQTQSACPTCGGEGKIITHKCSACAGEGIVRDEEVITINIPAGVAEGMQLSMSGKGNAARRGGINGDLLILVEEEPHPELIRDENDLLYNLLLSFPQAALGDTVEVPTIDGKAKVKIDPGTQPGKVLRLRNKGLPSVNSYGTGDLLVNVSVYIPETLSSAEKETLTKLKDEANFQPKKSVKDKIFSKFRNLFD, encoded by the coding sequence ATGGCTAAAAGAGATTATTATGAAGTGCTGGGCCTGGAAAAGAATGCCTCAGCAGATGATATAAAAAAGGCTTACCGGAAAAAGGCGATTCAGTTTCACCCCGATAAGAATCCCGGAGATAAGCAGGCGGAAGAAAACTTTAAAGAGGCTGCCGAGGCTTACGACGTACTAAGCGATCCACAAAAACGTCAGCGTTATGATCAGTTTGGTCATGCGGGAATGGGTGGTGCTGCTTCAGGTGGTGGTTTTGGAGGTGGTATGTCCATGGATGATATCTTTTCTCAATTTGGCGACATCTTTGGTGGTCATTTCGGAGGATTCGGTGGCTTTGGTGGATTCAGCGGCGGAAGTCGGGGTGGTCGCAGGGTTAACCGTGGATCTGATCTCCGCGTAAAGGTGAAACTTACCTTGAAAGATATCGCCAACGGTGTTGAAAAGAAGATAAAGGTCAAGAAGTACGTAGCATGTTCCAAATGTAACGGAAGCGGAGCAGAGGATGATCACAGTAAATCTACCTGTTCAACCTGTAACGGCAGCGGAGTAGTTACCCGTATTACAAATACGATCCTGGGACAAATGCAGACTCAGTCTGCTTGCCCTACCTGCGGTGGTGAAGGAAAGATAATCACCCACAAGTGTTCGGCCTGTGCCGGCGAAGGAATTGTAAGAGACGAAGAGGTTATTACAATCAATATTCCGGCTGGTGTGGCAGAAGGTATGCAACTTTCTATGAGTGGAAAGGGTAATGCGGCGCGCAGAGGCGGCATCAACGGCGACTTGTTGATTTTAGTGGAGGAAGAGCCACATCCTGAATTGATCCGCGACGAAAACGATTTGTTATATAACCTGTTGCTGAGCTTCCCTCAGGCGGCATTGGGCGATACTGTCGAAGTACCTACCATAGACGGCAAGGCGAAGGTTAAGATTGATCCGGGTACACAACCTGGTAAAGTGTTACGTTTGCGTAATAAGGGACTTCCTTCGGTAAATAGCTACGGTACGGGCGATTTATTGGTGAATGTGAGCGTCTATATTCCTGAAACATTATCGTCTGCAGAGAAAGAAACACTTACTAAACTGAAGGACGAGGCTAATTTCCAGCCTAAGAAATCGGTAAAGGACAAGATCTTCAGTAAATTCAGAAATTTATTTGATTAA
- a CDS encoding FHA domain-containing protein, with protein sequence MKKVFCPKCDNLTTFDETKYPVGKPIALVCAQCGSQFNVKLGKKKVQAPSGSERQLVEQDFSNGYISVIANFFGDKQEFGLQLGDNVIGRRNRDTDGVDIAIINTDPSMGRKHCVINVKKNAAGKLIYTLRDFPSLTGTFLNNVCLGKKEQVVLNHGAVITLGATTFILHYPEGQEEEEMMY encoded by the coding sequence ATGAAAAAAGTATTTTGTCCGAAATGCGACAATCTCACAACATTTGATGAAACAAAGTATCCGGTTGGAAAACCGATTGCACTGGTTTGTGCACAATGCGGATCTCAGTTTAATGTTAAGTTAGGTAAGAAAAAGGTTCAAGCTCCTTCCGGAAGTGAGAGGCAGCTGGTTGAACAAGATTTCTCCAATGGCTATATTAGTGTGATTGCCAACTTTTTCGGAGACAAACAAGAATTCGGATTACAACTGGGCGATAATGTAATAGGACGAAGAAACAGAGATACGGATGGCGTGGATATTGCCATCATTAATACCGACCCAAGTATGGGCAGAAAACATTGTGTAATCAATGTAAAGAAAAATGCAGCTGGCAAGCTGATATATACGCTTCGCGATTTTCCCAGTTTAACAGGTACATTCTTAAATAATGTCTGTCTGGGGAAAAAAGAACAGGTGGTTTTGAATCATGGGGCGGTTATTACCTTAGGAGCAACGACCTTTATTCTTCATTATCCTGAGGGTCAGGAAGAAGAAGAGATGATGTATTAA
- a CDS encoding tetratricopeptide repeat protein, translated as MKKQILLMALSLCVSGVFAQDANKVKSEGDEALKAKNYTVAFTKYDQYLKTNNNQDSVTVFNCGLSGLNSKNYAGAVKYFDISIKNNYQLPMSYAGKAQALRNMGKTAEMLTTIEAGLKVVPGDNNLEKLYAIHYLKEGQKFQQAGDQAKAEEAYKSILSITDKKYKTDALYSLGVMMFNNGAKLMQKATPLATTDRAEYDKQKAVADEDFKKASEYLEQALQISPEREAAKKVLDQVKAVL; from the coding sequence ATGAAAAAACAGATTCTACTGATGGCATTAAGCCTATGTGTTAGCGGTGTGTTTGCACAGGATGCAAACAAAGTAAAGAGTGAAGGAGATGAGGCTTTAAAAGCAAAAAATTACACTGTTGCGTTTACTAAGTACGACCAGTACCTGAAGACAAACAACAACCAGGATTCGGTAACTGTATTTAACTGCGGACTTTCCGGTTTGAACAGCAAAAATTATGCAGGTGCTGTGAAGTATTTTGATATCTCCATCAAAAACAATTATCAACTACCAATGTCGTATGCAGGAAAAGCACAAGCATTGCGAAATATGGGTAAAACTGCCGAGATGCTTACAACCATTGAAGCAGGACTTAAAGTGGTTCCGGGCGATAACAATCTGGAAAAGCTGTATGCTATTCACTACTTGAAAGAGGGACAAAAATTTCAGCAGGCTGGCGATCAGGCCAAAGCAGAAGAGGCTTATAAAAGTATTCTAAGCATTACCGACAAGAAGTACAAAACAGATGCTTTGTACAGTCTGGGAGTAATGATGTTTAACAATGGAGCTAAATTGATGCAAAAAGCAACTCCGCTGGCAACGACAGACCGTGCCGAATACGACAAACAAAAAGCTGTAGCGGACGAAGACTTTAAGAAAGCGAGCGAATACCTGGAACAGGCATTGCAAATTTCGCCCGAAAGAGAAGCTGCCAAGAAAGTATTGGATCAGGTTAAGGCCGTTCTATAA
- a CDS encoding alpha/beta hydrolase — MQKKRRLVVLSDLWGWERADWLTYYLDQLQGVYDITCYDSCSLGNVSTTDRNEATLHAQFMDGGLETAVSRLLELESAIASQDNRPVDVLAFSIGGTIAWKACLSGLEAHRIFALSSTRLRYETVLPAAGIYLYYGETDPYKPDEVWMRQMNLSCRIFPETGHLLYRESIFASQVCRDILNGA, encoded by the coding sequence ATGCAAAAGAAGAGACGGTTGGTTGTTCTGTCTGATTTGTGGGGATGGGAGAGGGCCGATTGGTTGACATATTATCTTGATCAACTGCAAGGTGTGTACGATATAACTTGCTACGACAGTTGCAGCTTAGGTAATGTAAGTACAACCGATCGTAACGAGGCCACTTTGCATGCTCAATTTATGGATGGTGGATTGGAGACGGCTGTTTCACGCTTGTTAGAGCTGGAGAGTGCCATAGCTTCCCAAGATAACAGACCCGTTGATGTGCTGGCCTTCAGTATAGGAGGAACCATCGCCTGGAAAGCTTGCTTGTCAGGACTTGAGGCACACCGGATATTTGCGCTGTCTTCTACCCGGCTGAGGTATGAAACGGTTTTACCTGCTGCCGGTATATATCTCTATTATGGAGAAACAGATCCATATAAACCCGATGAAGTATGGATGAGACAAATGAATCTATCGTGCCGGATCTTTCCGGAAACCGGACACTTATTATATCGTGAATCGATTTTTGCTTCCCAAGTTTGCCGGGATATACTAAATGGAGCGTAG
- a CDS encoding AMP-dependent synthetase/ligase: MKKTLIDLFEASVNRYPSNMFLWEKTNGAFESTSYKEVREQVYNLGAGLQALGVRKGDTMALLSEGRNAWIIGELAMFYAGACNVPLSVKLEESNDLLFRLTHAEVKFIMVSGNQLKKIRTIIDQLPLLEKVIVFDEQPSLQEKEILLGEVQAMGRAWLETHTLEEFLSVGRSLTNDDYATITYTSGTTADPKGVILTHRNYTSNVEQSLTLVKIDETWRTLIILPLDHCFAHVVGFYIFMSVGASVATVQVGKTGMETLKNIPLNIREFKPHLILSVPALAKSFRKNIEQGVRAQGKVATWLFNKGLAVAYAYNGDGHNKGAGLRFLLNPLVKMFDALLFSKVRLNFGGELRFFVGGGALLDKDLQKFYYALGIPMYQGYGLSEATPVISSNVPSRHTFGSSGILVAPIELKICDNEGNELPVGQAGEIVIRGENVMAGYWKNPSSTAETIRNGWLFTGDLGYMGTDGFLYVKGRFKSLLIGSDGEKYSPEGIEEALVEKSSCIDQLMLHNNQNAYTVALVVPNKERLKTKLARMHLDLSSDKGKEAAIQIIQEQINRFKTGGIHAAMFPDRWLPTTFAILPEPFTEQNQMINSTMKMVRGKIEKAYAERIEFLYSSFGKNPVNPVNKDSL; this comes from the coding sequence ATGAAAAAGACATTGATAGATCTTTTCGAAGCATCCGTAAACCGGTATCCTTCGAATATGTTCCTTTGGGAGAAGACAAACGGAGCATTTGAATCCACCTCTTATAAAGAAGTTAGGGAGCAGGTATACAACCTGGGAGCCGGACTACAGGCCTTAGGTGTGCGTAAAGGTGATACCATGGCCTTATTGTCTGAAGGACGCAACGCCTGGATTATTGGCGAACTGGCCATGTTTTATGCTGGAGCCTGCAATGTTCCGCTGTCTGTTAAACTGGAAGAAAGCAACGACTTGCTTTTCCGTCTTACCCATGCAGAGGTTAAATTCATCATGGTATCGGGTAATCAGCTTAAAAAGATCCGCACCATCATCGATCAGCTTCCTTTATTAGAGAAGGTGATTGTGTTCGACGAGCAACCTTCCCTGCAGGAGAAGGAGATCCTGCTCGGCGAAGTACAGGCAATGGGCCGGGCATGGCTGGAAACCCATACGCTTGAAGAGTTTCTATCCGTTGGACGTTCGCTTACCAACGACGATTATGCAACCATCACCTATACTTCCGGAACCACGGCCGATCCGAAAGGGGTTATCCTCACCCACCGGAATTACACGTCCAACGTAGAACAGTCGCTTACGCTGGTCAAGATAGACGAAACCTGGCGTACCCTTATCATACTTCCGTTAGATCATTGCTTCGCACACGTAGTTGGGTTCTATATCTTTATGAGCGTGGGTGCCTCCGTGGCAACCGTTCAGGTAGGTAAAACCGGGATGGAGACTCTGAAAAACATCCCTTTAAATATACGCGAATTTAAACCTCATCTTATATTAAGCGTACCTGCTCTGGCAAAGAGTTTCAGGAAAAACATCGAACAGGGCGTACGCGCCCAGGGTAAGGTTGCGACCTGGTTGTTTAACAAAGGACTGGCCGTTGCATATGCTTACAATGGCGATGGGCACAATAAGGGGGCCGGTCTGCGATTCCTGCTCAATCCGCTGGTAAAAATGTTTGATGCTTTGCTGTTCTCAAAGGTACGTCTCAACTTTGGTGGCGAACTCCGTTTCTTTGTGGGAGGAGGTGCCTTATTGGATAAAGATTTACAAAAGTTCTATTACGCTTTGGGTATCCCCATGTATCAGGGATACGGTTTGAGCGAAGCTACACCCGTGATCTCGTCGAATGTGCCGTCCAGACATACCTTTGGAAGCAGCGGGATATTGGTTGCCCCCATCGAATTGAAGATTTGCGACAACGAGGGGAATGAATTGCCGGTGGGACAAGCGGGCGAAATCGTTATCAGAGGAGAGAATGTAATGGCCGGATACTGGAAGAACCCGTCCAGCACAGCCGAAACCATCCGTAACGGGTGGCTTTTTACAGGTGACCTGGGGTATATGGGAACCGACGGTTTTCTGTATGTAAAGGGACGCTTTAAGAGTTTACTCATCGGCAGTGATGGCGAGAAATATAGTCCCGAAGGGATCGAAGAGGCTCTGGTTGAGAAGTCAAGCTGCATCGACCAGTTGATGCTTCATAACAATCAGAATGCTTACACGGTGGCACTGGTGGTTCCCAACAAGGAACGGCTGAAGACAAAGCTTGCCCGGATGCACCTGGATTTATCGTCCGACAAAGGAAAAGAGGCTGCGATACAGATAATACAGGAGCAGATAAACCGGTTCAAAACCGGGGGGATACATGCGGCCATGTTCCCCGACCGCTGGCTTCCAACCACTTTTGCCATTCTGCCTGAGCCGTTTACCGAGCAGAATCAGATGATAAACAGCACGATGAAGATGGTACGTGGTAAAATTGAGAAGGCATATGCCGAACGTATTGAATTCCTGTATTCGTCGTTCGGGAAGAATCCGGTCAACCCCGTTAATAAGGATAGTTTATAA
- the mfd gene encoding transcription-repair coupling factor, producing MEVQELLTMYSAHPQVSALVGLLDDKSCRNLFLKGLNGSGAALTIASLFFKKRGSYVCVLNDQEEAGYFYHDLMQLTNSQDIFFFPSAYRRAIKYGHLDPANEILRTEVLSRLQMPDLPTVIVTYPDALAEKVIAQADLKQKTLQIGVGDKLDNMFVSDILDEYGFEQVDYVYEPGQYAMRGSILDVFSFSHEFPYRIDFFGSEVETIRTFEVESQLSKSRLDRIAIVPEMNKSGLISTSLLESLSPNTILAFGDLEWCKEKIGSIYREEPVLGDEESFTSAEQMRLRLVPEDEFLRSVLNFRRIAFGAKAAGTPDATVTFSTRPQPIYHKNFDLVSSSFHAFLEEGYTLYILSDVEKQATRIRIIFEDRKEYIPFTSVNRTIHGGFADDTLKVCLFTDHQLFDRFHKFNLKSEKARSGKITLSLKELNQFTSGDYIVHIDHGVGQFGGLVRTEVNGRIQEAIKLIYQNNDIIFVSIHSLHKLSKYKGKESGEPPKLNKLGTGAWEKMKERTKKKVKDIARDLILLYSKRKDEKGFAYSPDSFMQHELEASFIYEDTPDQMKATADVKEDMERPLPMDRLICGDVGFGKTEIAIRAAFKAVSDNKQVALLVPTTVLAFQHYNTFRERLKDFPCRIDYISRARTSGQIKDTLQKVKEGEVNILIGTHRIVSKDVKFKDLGLLIIDEEQKFGVSVKEKLKQLKVNVDTLTMTATPIPRTLQFSLMGARDLSNINTPPPNRYPVQTEVHRFNEDIIREAINFEMSRNGQVYFINNRIQNIYEIEALIRREVPDARICVGHGQMEPEKLEKIFLDFENYEYDVLIATSIVENGIDVSNANTILINNAQQFGLSDLHQLRGRVGRSNRKAFCYLLSPPLSSLTQEARRRLQAIENFSELGSGIHIAMQDLDIRGAGNMLGAEQSGFIADLGYETYQKILEEAVQELKSEEFAELYSDSEEGKRDSGTDYVRETYIESDLELMFSPTYIPNDSERVSLYRELDNMEEERDIQAFADRLNDRFGKIPPEGRELIRIVRLRRMAKHLGMEKVVLKKGQMSLFLVANPESPYYQSEAFDRLLHFVQQHPRACNLREQNGKRSIVVKNVPTVETACAYLEMI from the coding sequence TTGGAAGTACAGGAGTTACTTACTATGTACAGTGCCCACCCGCAGGTGTCGGCGCTGGTCGGTCTATTGGACGACAAATCTTGCCGGAATCTTTTTCTGAAGGGTTTAAATGGTTCGGGGGCAGCATTAACAATCGCATCTCTCTTTTTTAAGAAAAGGGGCAGCTACGTGTGCGTATTAAACGACCAGGAAGAGGCCGGTTATTTTTATCATGACCTGATGCAGCTCACCAACAGTCAGGATATCTTTTTCTTTCCCTCAGCTTACCGGCGTGCCATCAAGTACGGACACCTCGATCCGGCCAACGAGATTTTGCGTACCGAGGTGTTAAGCCGACTGCAAATGCCCGATCTGCCCACCGTTATCGTTACCTACCCCGATGCACTGGCAGAGAAGGTGATCGCACAAGCCGACCTGAAACAGAAAACTTTGCAGATCGGTGTGGGCGACAAGCTGGACAATATGTTTGTCTCGGATATATTGGACGAATATGGATTCGAACAGGTGGATTACGTGTACGAACCCGGACAATATGCTATGCGCGGAAGTATCCTGGACGTGTTTTCATTCTCGCACGAGTTTCCCTATCGTATCGACTTTTTTGGCAGCGAGGTGGAAACCATACGCACCTTCGAGGTTGAATCGCAGTTATCTAAAAGCCGACTTGATCGTATCGCCATTGTGCCGGAGATGAATAAAAGCGGACTTATCAGTACGTCGTTGCTGGAGTCGCTTTCGCCCAATACCATTCTGGCATTCGGAGATTTGGAATGGTGTAAGGAAAAAATAGGGAGCATATACCGTGAAGAGCCGGTGTTGGGCGACGAAGAGTCGTTTACTTCGGCCGAACAGATGCGCCTCCGGCTGGTGCCGGAAGACGAGTTTCTGCGTTCCGTACTGAACTTCAGACGCATCGCTTTTGGAGCAAAGGCTGCAGGAACTCCGGATGCTACGGTTACATTCAGTACGCGCCCTCAGCCTATTTATCATAAGAATTTCGATCTGGTAAGCAGCTCGTTCCATGCTTTCCTTGAAGAGGGTTATACGTTGTATATCCTCAGCGACGTGGAAAAGCAGGCTACCCGTATCCGCATCATATTTGAAGACCGCAAGGAGTATATCCCCTTTACTTCGGTAAACCGGACTATCCACGGCGGGTTTGCAGACGACACGCTGAAGGTTTGTTTGTTTACGGATCATCAGCTGTTTGACCGTTTCCATAAGTTCAACCTGAAAAGCGAAAAGGCCCGTTCGGGCAAGATAACGCTTTCGCTTAAGGAGCTTAACCAGTTTACCAGCGGCGACTATATCGTACACATCGATCACGGTGTGGGGCAGTTCGGCGGATTGGTACGTACAGAGGTGAACGGACGCATCCAGGAGGCTATTAAACTGATTTATCAAAACAACGATATTATTTTTGTAAGCATCCACTCCCTCCACAAGCTTTCCAAATATAAGGGAAAAGAGAGCGGCGAACCGCCTAAACTGAATAAGTTGGGTACAGGAGCCTGGGAGAAGATGAAGGAGCGGACCAAAAAGAAGGTGAAGGACATTGCCCGCGATCTGATTTTGCTTTACTCCAAACGGAAGGATGAGAAGGGGTTTGCTTATTCGCCGGACAGTTTTATGCAACACGAACTGGAGGCAAGCTTTATTTATGAGGACACTCCCGACCAGATGAAGGCTACTGCCGATGTGAAGGAGGATATGGAACGTCCGCTGCCCATGGACCGTCTGATATGCGGGGATGTGGGATTCGGTAAAACCGAAATAGCTATTCGTGCGGCATTCAAAGCCGTTAGCGACAACAAGCAGGTGGCTCTGCTGGTTCCTACTACCGTACTGGCTTTTCAGCATTATAATACGTTCCGCGAACGCTTAAAGGATTTCCCCTGCCGTATCGACTACATCAGCAGGGCGCGTACATCGGGACAGATAAAAGATACCCTGCAGAAGGTAAAAGAGGGTGAAGTGAATATTCTGATCGGCACGCACCGCATTGTAAGCAAGGATGTGAAGTTTAAGGATTTAGGGCTGCTCATTATTGACGAAGAGCAGAAGTTTGGTGTTTCTGTAAAGGAAAAGCTCAAACAGCTTAAGGTGAACGTGGATACGCTGACCATGACTGCCACTCCGATACCGCGTACCTTGCAGTTCTCGCTGATGGGGGCACGCGACTTGTCGAACATCAACACACCACCGCCCAACCGCTATCCGGTGCAGACCGAAGTACATCGTTTTAATGAAGATATCATACGTGAGGCTATCAACTTTGAAATGAGCCGGAACGGTCAGGTTTATTTCATAAACAACCGTATCCAGAACATTTACGAAATAGAGGCCCTGATACGCCGCGAAGTGCCCGATGCCCGTATTTGTGTGGGACACGGACAGATGGAGCCCGAAAAGCTGGAAAAGATTTTTCTCGATTTCGAAAATTACGAATACGATGTGCTTATCGCAACCAGCATTGTAGAAAATGGCATCGATGTATCCAATGCCAACACGATTCTGATAAACAATGCCCAGCAGTTCGGCTTATCGGATCTGCATCAGTTGCGCGGACGTGTGGGACGAAGCAACCGCAAGGCTTTTTGTTACCTGCTCTCTCCGCCCCTCAGTTCGCTTACCCAGGAGGCGCGCCGCCGTTTGCAGGCCATCGAAAACTTTTCAGAGCTGGGAAGCGGGATCCATATCGCTATGCAGGACCTCGACATTCGTGGTGCAGGCAATATGTTGGGTGCCGAACAGAGCGGCTTCATAGCCGACCTGGGTTACGAGACTTACCAGAAGATACTGGAAGAGGCTGTGCAGGAGCTTAAAAGCGAAGAGTTTGCCGAACTTTACAGCGATTCGGAAGAGGGGAAACGGGATAGCGGAACCGATTACGTGCGCGAAACGTACATTGAAAGTGATCTGGAGCTGATGTTTTCGCCGACTTATATTCCCAACGATTCGGAACGGGTATCGCTTTACCGGGAATTAGACAATATGGAAGAAGAACGCGACATACAGGCGTTTGCCGATCGGCTGAACGATCGTTTCGGGAAGATTCCTCCCGAAGGCAGGGAGCTGATCCGGATTGTACGCCTGCGCCGCATGGCGAAACATCTGGGTATGGAGAAGGTGGTGCTGAAAAAAGGACAAATGAGCCTCTTCTTGGTTGCCAATCCGGAAAGTCCGTATTACCAGAGCGAAGCCTTCGACCGTTTGCTGCATTTTGTGCAGCAACATCCCAGGGCTTGCAACCTGCGTGAGCAGAACGGCAAACGAAGCATCGTTGTAAAAAATGTACCCACTGTGGAGACTGCCTGTGCTTATCTGGAGATGATTTGA